In Anomaloglossus baeobatrachus isolate aAnoBae1 chromosome 3, aAnoBae1.hap1, whole genome shotgun sequence, one genomic interval encodes:
- the LOC142297436 gene encoding taste receptor type 2 member 4-like, with protein MESYLERKYPILHTSLLVTTEIAFIVGLMTHAFIVSVNLIDWRSGRTMTPSDQVITSIMISRMILQSVLQLSLFLELFCAMCSPICHLTFRIICFSSMYSSIWLSTLLCVVFFVKISNFRSVVFLWFRKIISERILLFILFSFIVSLAQTSMIYLVLYVPDIHHVSVNSTRDNLDQIFDAVLGLSLAGFLGPLLILLLSSVLLMISLYFHIKRMKCNGKGTCSVDVYYQIITYTTGSIFTSALCVIIHGLTDRTKDGSIKDICRNDDRDQEVSSDLLAGLKLHSYLSNPFIFHRCSLTFMFISLIDFQSSKT; from the exons ATGGAGTCTTACTTAGAGAGAAAATATCCTATACTACACACCAGTCTGCTTGTTACAACAGAAATTGCCTTCATAGTTGGACTAATGACCCATGCGTTCATTGTGTCTGTCAATCTCATTGACTGGAGAAGTGGAAGAACCATGACCCCATCTGACCaagtcatcacctccatcatgataTCAAGGATGATTTTACAATCTGTTCTTCAGCTGAGTCTTTTCTTGGAGTTATTCTGTGCAATGTGCTCCCCCATATGTCATTTGACTTTCCGAATCATTTGTTTCTCCTCTATGTATTCCTCCATCTGGTTGTCCACTCTACTCTGCGTTGTTTTTTTTGTGAAGATCTCGAACTTTCGCAGTGTCGTCTTTTTATGGTTTCGGAAGATTATTTCTGAAAGGATCCTATTATTCATTTTGTTTAGTTTTATTGTTTCTCTAGCTCAAACCTCAATGATATATTTAGTCCTTTATGTTCCAGATATTCACCATGTTTCTGTGAACTCAACACGTGATAATTTGGATCAAATATTTGATGCCGTGCTTGGCTTGTCCTTGGCTGGCTTTCTTGGTCCGTTGCTGATATTGTTACTGTCGTCAGTGCTTCTTATGATCTCTCTGTACTTTCACATCAAGCGGATGAAGTGTAATGGAAAAGGAACCTGCTCTGTGGATGTCTATTATCAGATCATTACGTACACCACTGGCTCCATCTTTACCTCTGCATTATGTGTCATCATACACGGATTAACTGACAG AACTAAAGATGGCAGCATCAAAGATATCTGCCGAAATGATGACAGGGACCAAGAGGTGTCCTCCGATCTCCTAGCTGGTCTAAAATTGCATTCCTATCTGTCAAATCCATTTATTTTTCATAGATGTTCCCTTACTTTCATGTTCATTTCGCTGATTGATTTTCAGTCTTCAAAGACTTAA